In a genomic window of Alistipes sp. ZOR0009:
- the argS gene encoding arginine--tRNA ligase → MNVESIISDWCLEGAQAIYGKEVTTSQIQIQQTKKDFEGDYTLIVFPFVKLARKSPEAIGQEIGEYLLANVREVSAYNVIKGFLNISLKPEFWASRLNIALGTKNFGFAEPNSGKSIMVEYSSPNTNKPLHLGHVRNNLLGNAVSKILKASGKKVYMVNLVNDRGIHICKSMVAWLRFGNGETPQSSGKKGDHLVGEYYVRFDKAFRQEVKEMVATGMEEEEAKKKAPIILEAQDMLRKWEAKDEATISLWSQMNGWVYEGFEKTYKDLGITFDRTYYESQTYLLGKELVTKGLEQGVFFKKEDGSVWIDLTSEGLDQKLLLRSDGTSVYMTQDLGTAHQRFDEYTLDEHIYVVGNEQNYHFQVLRLVLKKLGFSWAENITHLSYGMVELPEGKMKSREGTVVDADDLVNEMVSTARQMSEELGKLEGLTEEQANEVNSMVGLGALKYFILKVDPKKTMLFDPKESIDFNGNTGPFIQYTHARIKSVLRKANSAGMEIPQAINTNLPFSQKEIDLIKMIDLYTETVEVAAEQLSPAIIANYVYDLAKEFNQFYHDSPILKEENAELRSMRLALSMQIADIIKSSTGLLGISVPEQM, encoded by the coding sequence ATGAACGTAGAATCAATCATCTCGGATTGGTGTCTTGAAGGAGCACAAGCAATTTATGGAAAAGAGGTTACAACATCTCAGATTCAGATCCAACAGACAAAAAAGGACTTCGAAGGCGACTACACCCTAATTGTATTCCCTTTTGTAAAACTCGCTAGAAAATCTCCCGAAGCTATCGGACAAGAGATTGGCGAATACCTTTTGGCTAACGTTCGGGAAGTATCAGCATACAACGTAATTAAGGGATTCCTAAATATTAGCCTTAAGCCAGAATTTTGGGCTTCACGCCTAAATATCGCCTTGGGCACCAAAAACTTCGGTTTTGCTGAACCCAACAGCGGCAAAAGCATTATGGTCGAATACTCTTCGCCAAATACCAATAAGCCCCTACATTTAGGACACGTTCGCAACAATCTACTGGGTAATGCGGTTTCGAAAATCTTAAAAGCTAGCGGAAAAAAGGTGTACATGGTAAACCTCGTGAACGATCGTGGAATCCACATCTGCAAATCGATGGTTGCCTGGTTGCGTTTTGGTAATGGAGAAACACCTCAGTCATCGGGTAAAAAGGGTGACCATCTGGTTGGCGAATACTACGTTCGCTTCGACAAAGCTTTCCGACAGGAGGTAAAAGAGATGGTTGCTACCGGAATGGAAGAGGAAGAGGCTAAGAAAAAGGCTCCTATTATTCTTGAAGCTCAGGATATGCTCCGCAAGTGGGAAGCTAAAGATGAGGCAACCATTAGCCTTTGGAGCCAAATGAATGGCTGGGTTTACGAAGGTTTCGAAAAGACCTATAAGGATCTTGGCATCACATTCGACCGTACCTACTACGAATCTCAAACCTACCTTTTAGGAAAAGAGTTGGTTACAAAAGGTTTGGAGCAAGGCGTATTCTTCAAGAAGGAGGATGGCTCTGTTTGGATCGATCTTACTTCTGAAGGTTTAGATCAAAAGCTGCTGCTTCGCTCTGACGGAACATCGGTGTACATGACCCAAGATTTGGGCACCGCTCACCAACGTTTTGACGAGTACACCCTCGACGAACATATTTACGTAGTTGGAAATGAGCAAAACTACCACTTCCAAGTACTCCGTTTGGTACTAAAGAAGCTTGGATTTAGCTGGGCAGAGAATATCACCCACCTATCTTACGGAATGGTTGAGCTGCCAGAAGGAAAAATGAAGTCGCGCGAGGGTACTGTTGTTGATGCTGATGATTTGGTTAACGAAATGGTATCAACTGCTCGACAAATGTCTGAAGAGTTAGGCAAGCTAGAAGGGCTAACTGAAGAGCAGGCAAATGAAGTTAACAGCATGGTTGGACTAGGCGCTCTTAAATACTTTATTCTTAAGGTAGATCCTAAAAAGACAATGCTATTCGATCCTAAGGAATCTATTGACTTTAACGGAAATACAGGACCGTTTATTCAGTATACACATGCCCGCATCAAATCGGTACTACGAAAGGCAAACAGCGCAGGAATGGAGATTCCTCAAGCAATAAATACCAACCTACCATTCTCTCAAAAAGAAATCGATCTAATTAAGATGATCGACCTATACACCGAGACCGTTGAGGTTGCTGCAGAACAGCTTTCTCCTGCTATTATTGCCAACTATGTTTACGATTTGGCAAAGGAGTTCAACCAGTTCTACCACGATTCTCCAATCTTGAAGGAAGAAAACGCAGAGCTTCGCTCGATGCGCTTAGCCCTATCGATGCAGATTGCAGATATCATAAAGAGTTCTACTGGACTATTAGGAATTAGCGTACCAGAACAAATGTAG
- a CDS encoding class I SAM-dependent methyltransferase, giving the protein MDKLINSIFGSLPRQGPGERNATLKALEAIPTDLKEGTILDIGAGTGAQTMLLLENTNANVIALDSNKEFIQTLLTKARNEGFDSRIRGIEESMHSIHLPTASIDIIWCEGAIYHITPEQGLMKWKRLLKPQGYFAFTDLCWVRPNPPKRILNYWKSNYPKMKSFDDIEMIVDRCGYDLITSFTLSQSAWTENYYDHLEQKVKAVEEEVEGVSASELFEAIREEMQLFEEYREYYNYGFFVAKLRS; this is encoded by the coding sequence ATGGATAAGCTGATTAACTCGATTTTTGGCAGCTTACCTCGACAAGGTCCTGGTGAGCGTAACGCTACACTAAAGGCGCTAGAGGCAATTCCAACCGATCTTAAGGAGGGAACCATTTTAGATATTGGCGCTGGCACAGGTGCGCAAACCATGCTGCTGCTCGAGAATACAAATGCCAACGTTATTGCGCTGGATAGCAACAAGGAGTTTATCCAAACGCTTCTTACCAAAGCCCGTAACGAGGGTTTTGACAGCCGAATAAGGGGAATTGAAGAGTCGATGCACTCCATCCATCTGCCAACTGCTAGTATTGATATAATTTGGTGCGAAGGTGCCATTTACCACATTACTCCAGAGCAGGGATTGATGAAGTGGAAGCGCCTGCTTAAGCCTCAAGGCTACTTTGCTTTTACCGATTTATGCTGGGTTAGGCCTAATCCTCCTAAACGGATTCTGAACTACTGGAAATCCAACTATCCAAAAATGAAAAGTTTCGATGATATTGAAATGATAGTTGACCGTTGTGGATACGACTTGATTACCAGCTTTACCCTTTCGCAATCTGCATGGACCGAAAACTACTACGACCATTTGGAGCAGAAGGTTAAGGCTGTAGAGGAGGAGGTTGAAGGAGTTAGCGCAAGCGAACTTTTTGAAGCCATACGTGAGGAGATGCAGCTTTTTGAGGAGTATAGGGAGTACTACAACTACGGATTTTTTGTAGCCAAGTTAAGATCGTAA
- a CDS encoding CorA family divalent cation transporter — MSKSQVHELDFDTFKWIDLISPSTEQIEKITKAHNLDFFLVSDSLEPGHLPKIEQFEEFTFIILRAYSAKKEVNVTTVQELSDKVAFFIKKDTLITVHRPDFPFLTNIKDSLEPTVTLHQHIIHIFSHIVDSYTEPASWQSSLIDEMESIIFLKDLKKISLEDLYYQKTETRISKKLLLLTQNVLNQYRIPVENQTALQDVKDSVIKLILEYEEALEDASNIMNTYLSVAAQKSNDVMKLLTIYSAFFLPLSFIAGFYGMNFAYMPELQWKYGYAFVITIMAAFAIFLILWFKKKRIL, encoded by the coding sequence ATGAGCAAAAGCCAAGTACACGAGCTCGATTTCGATACTTTTAAGTGGATAGACCTGATATCTCCCTCTACAGAGCAGATCGAAAAGATAACCAAGGCGCATAACCTCGATTTCTTTTTGGTAAGCGATAGCCTAGAGCCGGGTCACCTTCCCAAAATTGAGCAGTTCGAGGAGTTTACCTTCATCATTCTAAGAGCCTACTCGGCCAAAAAGGAGGTAAACGTAACTACCGTGCAGGAGCTCTCGGATAAGGTGGCTTTTTTCATTAAAAAGGATACGCTAATCACGGTTCATCGCCCAGATTTTCCGTTTCTTACCAACATAAAGGATTCTTTAGAGCCAACCGTCACGCTTCACCAGCATATTATCCATATTTTTAGCCATATAGTCGATTCCTACACCGAGCCAGCCAGCTGGCAATCTAGCCTAATCGACGAAATGGAAAGCATCATTTTTCTGAAAGATTTAAAAAAGATTTCGCTCGAAGATCTGTACTACCAAAAAACGGAAACGCGTATCAGCAAGAAGCTGCTGCTGCTTACCCAAAACGTGCTAAACCAGTACCGCATACCGGTAGAGAACCAAACTGCGCTGCAGGATGTGAAAGATTCGGTTATAAAGCTCATTTTGGAGTACGAAGAGGCCCTCGAAGATGCAAGCAACATCATGAACACCTACCTCTCCGTGGCTGCCCAAAAAAGCAACGACGTTATGAAGCTGCTAACCATCTACTCCGCCTTCTTTTTGCCGTTAAGCTTCATTGCAGGTTTCTACGGAATGAACTTTGCCTATATGCCCGAGCTGCAATGGAAGTACGGATACGCATTTGTTATCACCATTATGGCGGCATTTGCCATCTTCCTTATTCTTTGGTTTAAAAAGAAAAGAATACTATAG
- a CDS encoding GIN domain-containing protein, protein MKNILRTILLLTLVASLHSCVIDNDIIPEDVTSTTRPTPPFDGVDIRDGFKANISWGPRERVIVEVPDEIQRYVYTDVYNGELRVTLDKGINPGSVRVKQVYIELPYLNSILASNNAEVYSPSRFSTNIFNIDVTSGAYVKAQIDSDRLEAIATDASDIEVYGDAGTIFTKEISGNSQFLGFKLHANNADLFLLGQSLAEVYTTNNLKVEASGQSTVRFIGFPSIIHKLSGGSQIVDYNR, encoded by the coding sequence ATGAAGAACATACTAAGAACAATACTCCTACTTACGCTAGTAGCATCGCTCCACTCCTGCGTTATAGACAACGATATTATCCCCGAAGATGTAACCAGCACCACCCGCCCAACGCCGCCTTTTGATGGGGTTGATATTAGAGATGGATTTAAGGCAAACATTTCGTGGGGACCACGCGAGCGTGTTATTGTGGAGGTGCCGGATGAGATTCAGCGATACGTTTATACCGATGTGTACAACGGGGAGCTAAGGGTCACCTTAGATAAAGGGATTAACCCCGGAAGCGTAAGGGTTAAGCAGGTGTACATCGAGCTTCCGTACCTTAACTCCATTTTGGCATCGAACAACGCAGAGGTTTACTCGCCTAGCCGTTTTAGCACCAACATTTTTAATATTGATGTTACGAGCGGGGCTTACGTTAAAGCACAAATTGATAGCGACAGGCTCGAAGCCATTGCCACCGACGCTTCCGACATAGAGGTGTACGGCGATGCTGGAACCATTTTTACAAAGGAAATTTCGGGGAATAGCCAATTCCTAGGATTTAAGCTACACGCCAATAATGCCGACCTTTTTCTACTGGGCCAAAGCCTTGCCGAGGTTTACACCACCAACAACCTTAAAGTTGAGGCATCAGGACAAAGTACGGTTCGCTTTATAGGATTTCCATCAATAATACATAAGCTTTCGGGCGGCTCGCAGATTGTTGACTACAACCGGTAG
- a CDS encoding phosphate ABC transporter ATP-binding protein, protein MNLKTLHKSFTKEEPSKQAQQPSEPLEFGHLTAHNLNVYIQKKHIVRDVNLSIPKNSITCIIGPSGCGKTTLLRTLNRMHDENDDIHVEGELYLNGTDIYAATEREIIGIRKKMGLLAQRPCPLPMSIYENIAYGPRIHGMKGKKEIHQVVKNQLSAVGLWEEVKDRLKSPAVRLSIGQQQRLCLARGLAVEPEIILGDEATSALDPISTKKIEELFLELKKDYTIVLVTHTLRQAKRIADYVAFMYMGTLVEFGTAEQIFNNPQKPLTKEYIDGSIS, encoded by the coding sequence ATGAACCTAAAAACCCTACATAAAAGCTTTACAAAAGAGGAGCCTAGCAAGCAGGCCCAGCAGCCTAGCGAGCCCCTCGAGTTTGGACACCTTACGGCCCACAACCTTAATGTGTACATACAAAAAAAGCACATTGTTCGAGATGTAAACCTCTCCATTCCAAAAAACAGCATTACCTGCATTATAGGTCCCTCGGGATGCGGAAAGACAACCCTGCTGCGCACCCTAAACCGCATGCACGACGAAAACGACGACATCCATGTGGAGGGGGAGCTTTACCTTAACGGAACGGATATCTACGCGGCCACCGAACGCGAAATCATCGGCATTAGAAAGAAGATGGGCCTTTTGGCGCAGCGCCCCTGCCCGCTTCCCATGTCGATCTACGAAAATATAGCCTACGGCCCTCGCATCCACGGGATGAAGGGTAAGAAGGAAATCCACCAGGTGGTAAAAAACCAGCTCTCGGCTGTTGGGCTGTGGGAGGAGGTTAAAGATCGGCTTAAATCGCCTGCCGTTCGCCTATCCATCGGTCAGCAGCAGCGGCTTTGCCTTGCCCGTGGACTAGCCGTGGAGCCCGAAATAATACTCGGGGATGAGGCTACATCGGCCCTCGATCCCATTTCGACCAAAAAGATTGAGGAGCTATTCCTCGAGCTTAAGAAGGACTATACCATCGTTTTGGTTACGCATACCCTGCGTCAGGCAAAACGAATTGCCGACTATGTGGCATTTATGTACATGGGCACGCTGGTGGAGTTCGGAACCGCCGAGCAAATCTTTAACAACCCGCAAAAACCCCTCACCAAGGAGTATATAGACGGAAGCATCAGCTAG
- a CDS encoding PstA family ABC transporter permease, whose translation MKHIEEKIAKIAMQLASLAILAMLLYILFVIIRRGLPSLSWEMISQVPSGGFYLGKEGGVLNAIAGSVYLILGAVLLSMLISIPAAMYINFYLSKKSRFALVARFTMDILFGIPSIVYGAFGFMLMIALGIKASLLGGIITMAFLITPIMIRSIDEVAVMVPRDLIEAPKVLGATRYETIKVVVRQLLPGISTAILLAIGRGIGDAATVLFTAGYTDNVPHGVMEPAASLPLAIFFQLGSPIEEVQNRAYASALILTIIILALSFTARFFSRKFSKNSQ comes from the coding sequence ATGAAGCATATCGAAGAAAAAATAGCCAAGATAGCGATGCAGCTAGCCAGCCTTGCCATTTTGGCCATGCTGCTCTACATCCTATTTGTGATTATTCGTCGGGGACTTCCCTCCCTATCGTGGGAGATGATCTCGCAGGTACCATCGGGAGGCTTTTACCTCGGAAAGGAAGGCGGCGTGCTAAACGCCATTGCCGGATCGGTGTACCTTATACTGGGGGCTGTTCTGCTAAGTATGCTTATTAGCATTCCGGCAGCCATGTACATCAACTTCTACCTCTCCAAGAAGTCGAGATTTGCCTTGGTAGCCCGCTTTACAATGGATATTCTCTTCGGAATCCCCTCCATCGTTTACGGAGCATTCGGCTTTATGCTGATGATTGCCCTAGGCATTAAGGCATCACTGCTGGGCGGTATAATAACAATGGCCTTTCTCATTACCCCTATAATGATACGGTCGATAGATGAGGTGGCCGTTATGGTGCCTCGCGACTTAATTGAGGCACCAAAGGTTTTGGGCGCCACCCGATACGAAACCATCAAGGTGGTAGTTAGGCAGCTGCTCCCCGGAATATCCACCGCCATACTGCTAGCCATAGGCCGCGGAATTGGCGATGCGGCAACCGTTTTATTTACCGCAGGCTACACCGATAACGTTCCGCATGGCGTAATGGAACCGGCCGCCTCGCTTCCCCTAGCCATTTTCTTTCAGCTAGGAAGCCCCATAGAGGAGGTACAAAACAGGGCCTACGCCTCGGCACTCATCTTAACCATCATTATTCTTGCACTTAGCTTTACGGCTCGTTTTTTTAGCCGTAAGTTTTCTAAAAACAGCCAGTAA
- the pstC gene encoding phosphate ABC transporter permease subunit PstC: protein MYTKRHIKDTIAQYYMLGITLLCIMILFIIGWVIFQKALPVIQEKNFWSLITTSSWRPFKGEFGFGAYIISTLYITAIAIILALPLSILASIYLNEYASKRIQRFFFPVVDLLSGIPPVIYGVWGTLTIVPYISEKLAPKFVDFSTGYSVLAGGIVLAIMIVPLIISILTEVFKSIPQEMREASWSLGATKWQTVKKVVLRKSMPGVVAATVLAISRAFGETMAVLMVCGNMAITPSSLFDSCYPLPALIANNYGEMMSIPGYESALMFAAFLLFAIIVLFNIASRIVLYHIEKRYH from the coding sequence ATGTACACAAAGCGACATATTAAAGATACCATTGCCCAGTACTACATGCTGGGCATTACCCTTTTATGCATAATGATACTTTTCATTATCGGTTGGGTAATATTTCAGAAAGCGCTGCCTGTCATACAGGAGAAAAACTTTTGGTCTCTTATTACAACCAGCAGCTGGCGTCCTTTTAAGGGGGAGTTTGGTTTTGGAGCTTACATCATAAGCACCCTTTACATTACCGCAATTGCCATCATACTAGCATTGCCTCTCTCCATCCTAGCCAGTATCTACCTAAATGAATATGCGTCCAAGCGCATACAAAGGTTTTTCTTTCCGGTTGTAGACCTACTCTCTGGTATTCCTCCTGTTATTTATGGGGTATGGGGCACGCTAACCATTGTTCCCTACATTTCGGAAAAGCTGGCTCCTAAGTTTGTTGACTTCTCTACTGGCTACAGCGTGCTGGCTGGCGGAATTGTTCTTGCCATTATGATTGTCCCGCTAATTATTAGCATCCTTACCGAGGTTTTTAAATCTATCCCCCAGGAGATGAGGGAGGCCTCGTGGTCGTTGGGGGCAACCAAGTGGCAAACGGTTAAGAAGGTGGTGCTACGTAAGTCGATGCCGGGGGTGGTTGCCGCCACGGTGCTGGCCATTTCGCGTGCATTTGGAGAAACGATGGCCGTGCTGATGGTTTGTGGCAACATGGCCATTACGCCCAGCTCGCTATTCGACTCGTGCTACCCGCTACCCGCCCTAATTGCCAACAACTACGGCGAGATGATGTCGATACCGGGCTACGAATCGGCCCTGATGTTTGCGGCTTTCCTGCTGTTTGCCATCATTGTGCTTTTCAACATTGCATCGAGGATTGTGCTCTACCATATTGAAAAGCGATACCATTAA
- a CDS encoding PstS family phosphate ABC transporter substrate-binding protein, which translates to MRKIVLNVSLACLLLGSAGSGVAQKPLEGHITLSGAFALYPLAVQWAGEFKKENPKVRIDISAGGAGKGMTDALSGMVDIGMVSRDVYPEETSKGAYAIAVAKDAVVAVMNASNPIAKEILAKGLKPSVGSAIWITGSAKTWGQAFGINKNIPLHVYTRSDACGASEIWAKFFGKKQEDLLGSGVFGDPGLALAVKKDPVGIGYNNIAYAYDFKTKRQLAGIRVIPVDVNNNGKIDANENFYNTMGELVKAISEGKYPSPPARELFFVTKGKPNSKLAKEFIKWVLTKGQKYVTATGYVGLPKAKIDKQLKALK; encoded by the coding sequence ATGAGAAAAATTGTACTAAATGTATCGCTAGCCTGCCTACTATTGGGAAGTGCTGGTAGTGGCGTGGCACAAAAACCACTTGAAGGGCATATTACCTTATCTGGTGCATTCGCCCTCTATCCACTGGCCGTTCAATGGGCAGGAGAGTTTAAAAAGGAAAACCCTAAAGTTCGTATCGACATTTCAGCGGGAGGTGCCGGAAAAGGAATGACTGATGCCCTGAGCGGAATGGTTGATATCGGAATGGTTTCGCGTGATGTTTACCCCGAAGAGACCTCCAAGGGAGCCTATGCAATTGCGGTTGCAAAAGATGCCGTAGTGGCTGTAATGAATGCATCTAATCCTATTGCCAAAGAAATCCTCGCCAAAGGGCTAAAGCCAAGCGTTGGTAGCGCCATTTGGATTACTGGCAGCGCAAAAACATGGGGCCAAGCTTTTGGCATCAACAAAAATATACCATTGCACGTGTACACCCGCTCCGATGCATGCGGAGCCTCCGAAATATGGGCTAAGTTTTTTGGAAAAAAGCAGGAAGATCTTCTTGGTAGCGGCGTTTTTGGCGATCCAGGATTAGCCCTAGCCGTAAAGAAAGATCCGGTAGGTATTGGGTACAACAACATTGCCTATGCCTACGACTTTAAAACCAAAAGGCAGCTTGCAGGCATTCGAGTAATCCCCGTTGATGTAAATAACAACGGAAAGATTGATGCCAACGAAAACTTCTACAATACAATGGGCGAATTGGTAAAGGCCATATCGGAAGGCAAATACCCTTCGCCACCTGCCAGAGAGCTCTTTTTTGTAACCAAAGGGAAGCCCAACAGCAAGCTCGCTAAAGAGTTTATAAAGTGGGTGCTAACAAAAGGCCAAAAGTATGTAACAGCAACCGGGTATGTTGGATTGCCCAAAGCCAAAATAGATAAACAGCTAAAGGCTTTAAAGTAA
- a CDS encoding Crp/Fnr family transcriptional regulator translates to MSEDRYSLFSCNQCTFRRLSCHFLGEDDFELIRRHSTQLKFKKGETIFKQGGNSTHIIFMHRGVVKFNFQNDNGKNFIMTVVSGPKLLGGANLFFKETNIFSIIAVEDCDICLIDGKEFRNAIMKHSSYMMVLFERSLEMFQASIFNFISLAHKQVNGRIADILLYLNDNVYANSEFEFTLSRKEIAEFAACSHENVINTLSRFNKEGIVRLEGKKISIVDKAKLTEISKKG, encoded by the coding sequence ATGAGCGAAGATAGATATTCATTATTCAGCTGTAATCAGTGCACTTTTAGGCGGTTAAGCTGCCATTTTTTAGGGGAAGATGATTTTGAGCTAATTCGAAGGCATTCTACCCAACTTAAGTTTAAAAAGGGCGAAACCATATTTAAGCAGGGTGGAAATTCTACCCACATCATTTTTATGCATCGGGGGGTGGTTAAGTTTAACTTCCAAAACGACAACGGCAAAAACTTTATAATGACCGTGGTTTCGGGGCCCAAGCTATTGGGAGGGGCCAATCTCTTCTTTAAGGAGACCAATATCTTTTCTATAATCGCCGTAGAGGATTGCGATATCTGCCTTATTGATGGTAAGGAGTTTAGAAATGCCATAATGAAGCATAGCAGCTATATGATGGTACTTTTCGAGCGCTCGTTAGAAATGTTTCAGGCATCAATATTCAACTTTATCAGCTTAGCTCACAAGCAGGTTAACGGCCGTATTGCCGACATTCTTTTATATCTAAACGATAATGTTTACGCTAACTCCGAATTCGAATTTACCTTAAGCAGGAAGGAGATCGCAGAGTTTGCGGCCTGCTCGCACGAGAATGTAATTAATACCCTATCGAGATTTAATAAGGAGGGAATTGTTAGGCTCGAAGGGAAAAAGATATCTATTGTGGATAAGGCTAAGTTGACCGAAATAAGCAAAAAGGGGTAA
- a CDS encoding RrF2 family transcriptional regulator, translating to MLSKKTRYAIMALTKLAREKALGHEFTFIADVAESEMIPKRFLENILQELKKLGYVNSRLGKSGGYCLIVDANDITLSDVFRAFEGPIAMMPCVSEKSYQPCEFCKDEQSCKIRKTFKEIRDTSYEILKRTTIASLM from the coding sequence ATGCTATCGAAAAAAACGAGATACGCCATCATGGCGCTTACCAAGCTGGCCAGGGAAAAGGCTTTGGGGCACGAGTTTACGTTTATTGCCGATGTTGCCGAGAGCGAAATGATTCCTAAACGATTTCTTGAGAATATTTTACAAGAACTCAAAAAATTAGGCTACGTAAATAGCCGCTTGGGGAAGTCGGGAGGTTATTGCCTTATTGTAGATGCCAACGATATTACGCTAAGCGATGTTTTTAGGGCATTCGAAGGCCCTATTGCTATGATGCCCTGCGTGTCGGAGAAGTCGTACCAGCCATGCGAATTTTGTAAGGACGAGCAAAGCTGTAAAATCCGTAAAACCTTTAAGGAGATACGCGATACGTCGTACGAAATTCTTAAGCGTACTACCATTGCCTCGTTGATGTAG